Proteins encoded together in one Paracidovorax wautersii window:
- a CDS encoding sensor histidine kinase N-terminal domain-containing protein, translating into MKIFQREQRSLFGEILDWMLTPLLLLWPVSLALTWLVAQGLANKPFDRALEYNAHALAQLVSVQDEAVTFNLPQPASEILRADESDIVYYQVISPTGQFLSGERELPAPPEDERPFSGEVKLRDAELRGIDIRVAYIWVRVPLPGAPAALVQVAETREKRSVLATEIIKGVMLPQFVILPLAVLLVWLALARGIKPLHQLEERIRARRPDDLSPLDHKAVPMEVAPLVDSVNDLLRRLHESMATQKRFLADAAHQLKTPLAGLRMQADLAQREGSDTEALRRSLQQIGRSSIRATHTVNQLLSLARAEGGGNGLARQPVDLARLLIEVVRDCVPRALDKHIDLGYDGVQPGAAGVWVDGNPTLLGELVRNLLDNAINYTPSSKSQPGVITARVLADTFGQVAVLQVEDSGPGVPPHERELVFQPFYRVLGSDADGSGLGLPIVLEIARQHGATVRLDDAHPGQTPPGACFSVRFPARPVAGSADASAAPPTILGV; encoded by the coding sequence TTGAAAATCTTCCAGCGCGAGCAACGCTCCCTGTTCGGCGAGATCCTCGACTGGATGCTCACGCCGCTGCTGCTGCTGTGGCCGGTCAGCCTGGCGCTGACCTGGCTGGTGGCGCAGGGGCTGGCCAACAAGCCCTTCGACCGCGCCCTGGAATACAACGCCCATGCCCTCGCGCAGCTGGTCAGCGTGCAGGACGAGGCGGTCACCTTCAACCTGCCGCAGCCGGCCAGCGAAATCCTGCGCGCGGACGAGTCCGACATCGTCTACTACCAGGTGATCTCGCCCACCGGGCAGTTCCTGTCGGGCGAGCGCGAGCTGCCTGCGCCACCCGAAGACGAGCGGCCGTTTTCGGGCGAGGTGAAGCTGCGCGACGCGGAACTGCGCGGCATCGACATCCGCGTGGCCTACATCTGGGTGCGCGTGCCCTTGCCGGGCGCGCCGGCGGCGCTGGTGCAGGTGGCCGAGACGCGCGAGAAGCGCAGCGTGCTGGCCACCGAGATCATCAAGGGCGTGATGCTGCCGCAGTTCGTCATCCTGCCGCTGGCCGTGCTGCTGGTGTGGCTGGCGTTGGCGCGCGGCATCAAGCCGCTGCACCAGCTGGAAGAACGCATCCGTGCGCGCCGGCCCGACGACCTGTCGCCGCTGGACCACAAGGCCGTGCCGATGGAGGTGGCGCCGCTCGTCGATTCCGTCAACGACCTGCTGCGCCGCCTGCACGAATCCATGGCCACGCAGAAGCGCTTTCTGGCCGACGCGGCGCACCAGCTCAAGACGCCGCTGGCGGGGCTGCGCATGCAGGCCGACCTGGCCCAGCGCGAGGGGTCGGACACCGAGGCGCTGCGCCGCTCGCTGCAGCAGATCGGGCGTTCCAGCATCCGCGCCACGCACACGGTGAACCAGCTGCTGTCGCTGGCGCGGGCGGAGGGCGGCGGCAACGGCCTGGCGCGCCAGCCGGTGGACCTGGCGCGGCTGTTGATCGAGGTCGTGCGCGACTGCGTACCCCGCGCGCTCGACAAGCACATCGACCTCGGCTACGACGGCGTTCAGCCCGGCGCCGCCGGCGTGTGGGTGGATGGCAACCCTACGCTGCTGGGCGAACTGGTGCGCAACCTGCTGGACAACGCCATCAACTACACACCGTCGAGCAAGTCGCAGCCGGGCGTGATCACCGCGCGCGTGCTGGCGGACACCTTCGGCCAGGTGGCCGTGCTGCAGGTGGAGGATTCGGGCCCGGGCGTGCCCCCGCACGAGCGGGAGCTGGTGTTCCAGCCGTTCTACCGCGTGCTGGGCTCGGACGCGGACGGCTCGGGCCTGGGTCTGCCCATCGTGCTGGAGATCGCCCGCCAGCACGGCGCCACCGTGCGGCTCGATGACGCGCATCCCGGCCAGACGCCGCCCGGGGCCTGCTTCTCGGTGCGCTTTCCTGCGCGGCCGGTGGCGGGCAGCGCCGATGCCTCGGCAGCACCGCCGACCATCCTGGGCGTCTGA
- the recX gene encoding recombination regulator RecX, protein MGFARLSLKGRALRLLAQREHSRTELQTKLARHVQEGDDLQAVLDELQAKDFINPARVAESVVNRRAGRLGHQRLAQELRSKGLDDDLVRATLGRLAGTEQERAAAVWQQRFGHHPATTPQEMARQMRFLAARGFAGDIVRRVVRAGRDAAASGGDEDAAD, encoded by the coding sequence ATGGGATTTGCCCGCTTGTCGCTCAAGGGCCGCGCGCTGCGCCTGCTGGCCCAGCGCGAGCACTCGCGCACCGAACTGCAGACCAAGCTGGCCCGCCATGTGCAGGAAGGCGATGACCTGCAGGCCGTGCTGGACGAGTTGCAGGCCAAGGATTTCATCAACCCCGCGCGGGTGGCCGAGTCGGTCGTGAACCGGCGGGCGGGCCGGCTGGGCCACCAGCGCCTGGCGCAGGAGCTGCGCAGCAAGGGCCTGGACGACGACCTGGTGCGCGCCACACTGGGCCGCCTGGCCGGTACGGAACAAGAACGCGCCGCAGCCGTCTGGCAGCAGCGGTTCGGCCACCACCCCGCGACCACGCCGCAGGAGATGGCGCGGCAGATGCGCTTTCTTGCTGCGCGCGGCTTTGCAGGCGATATCGTGCGCCGCGTGGTGCGTGCCGGCCGGGATGCCGCAGCGAGCGGCGGGGACGAGGACGCTGCAGACTGA
- the recA gene encoding recombinase RecA, with product MDVAVNNSEKAKALQAALAQIEKQFGKGTIMRLGEGEVIEDIQVVSTGSLGLDIALGVGGLPRGRVVEIYGPESSGKTTLTLQVIANMQKLGGTCAFVDAEHALDVQYAQKLGVKLSDLLISQPDTGEQALEIVDSLVRSGAVDLIVVDSVAALTPKAEIEGEMGDSLPGLQARLMSQALRKLTATIKKTNCTVIFINQIRMKIGVMFGSPETTTGGNALKFYASVRLDIRRTGTIKKGDEAIGNETKVKVVKNKVSPPFKTAEFDILFGEGISREGEIIDMGVEARILEKSGAWYAYNGEKIGQGRDNAREFLRENADLAFEIENRVREGLGIALLPGSSQAGASKPEKAEKPAKADKAEK from the coding sequence ATGGACGTCGCAGTCAACAACAGCGAAAAGGCCAAGGCCCTGCAGGCCGCGCTGGCACAGATCGAGAAGCAGTTCGGCAAGGGCACGATCATGCGCCTGGGCGAAGGCGAGGTCATTGAAGACATCCAGGTGGTCTCCACCGGCTCCCTGGGCCTGGACATCGCCCTGGGCGTGGGCGGCCTGCCACGCGGCCGCGTGGTCGAGATCTACGGCCCGGAAAGCTCGGGCAAGACCACGCTCACGCTGCAGGTGATCGCCAACATGCAGAAGCTGGGCGGCACCTGCGCCTTCGTCGATGCCGAACACGCGCTGGACGTGCAATACGCCCAGAAGCTGGGCGTGAAGCTGTCCGATCTGCTCATCTCGCAGCCCGACACCGGCGAGCAGGCGCTGGAAATCGTGGACAGCCTGGTGCGCTCCGGCGCCGTGGACCTGATCGTCGTCGACTCGGTGGCCGCGCTGACACCCAAGGCCGAAATCGAAGGCGAGATGGGCGACTCGCTGCCCGGCCTGCAGGCCCGCCTGATGAGCCAGGCCCTGCGCAAGCTCACCGCCACGATCAAGAAGACCAACTGCACGGTCATCTTCATCAACCAGATCCGCATGAAGATCGGCGTGATGTTCGGCAGCCCCGAGACCACTACGGGCGGCAACGCGCTGAAGTTCTACGCCTCCGTGCGCCTGGACATCCGCCGCACCGGCACCATCAAGAAGGGCGACGAAGCCATCGGCAACGAAACCAAGGTCAAGGTGGTGAAGAACAAGGTGAGCCCGCCCTTCAAGACGGCGGAGTTCGACATCCTCTTCGGCGAAGGCATCAGCCGCGAAGGCGAGATCATCGACATGGGCGTGGAAGCGCGCATCCTCGAAAAGAGCGGCGCCTGGTACGCCTACAACGGCGAGAAGATCGGCCAGGGCCGTGACAACGCCCGCGAGTTCCTGCGCGAGAACGCCGACCTGGCGTTCGAGATCGAGAACCGGGTGCGCGAAGGCCTGGGCATCGCCCTGCTGCCCGGCAGCTCGCAGGCCGGCGCTTCCAAGCCTGAAAAGGCCGAGAAGCCCGCCAAGGCGGACAAGGCCGAGAAGTGA
- a CDS encoding adenylate/guanylate cyclase domain-containing protein → MSLPLPRLRLPTVRNLRWASGVVMWVYVALHLVNHAAGLVSLDAAEALRRGLHGLWGTVPGTVLLYGAFAVHLGMAAVAVWQRRSLRMPAIEAVRLALGLCLPLLLAAHFVSTRWAQEAWGVDPSYARIVRAIWSPESLALQLLLLSTAWAHGCLGLHLALRLRAGWRRWQPLLLTGAVLLPVLAALGLLAMAREMTASALPPVAGPSPQAGHALRQLIDVLRGWWVIALAGLLALRWAWDAMRQGLGRGPITLRYPDRAVQVPRGFSVLEASRAHGIEHLSLCGGRARCSTCRVRVQAADGVLPPPHRDERLTLQRVHAPADVRLACQLRPRGDVTVTPLFRAGASAVAGRAGEEREVAVLFVDLRRWSGLAERQWPFDLAWVLDQYFARVGAAVHDSGGLANQFIGDSVMALFGLETDLPTACRQAVHAAALIEQRMESWSDTFRAQFGQPLDFGMGLHAGRVAVGRVGYEDTTTFTAVGEVVNTASRLQDYSKVAEARLVLSLEAARLAGVEHALGTPQQVQVRGRSQPLEVLHVRRPSQQWGEPRFATPLPPSA, encoded by the coding sequence ATGTCCCTGCCGCTCCCTCGCCTTCGCCTGCCCACCGTGCGCAACCTGCGCTGGGCCAGCGGCGTGGTGATGTGGGTCTATGTGGCGCTGCACCTGGTCAACCACGCGGCCGGGCTGGTGTCGCTGGACGCGGCAGAGGCCCTGCGCCGCGGGCTGCACGGCCTGTGGGGCACGGTGCCCGGCACGGTGCTGCTGTATGGCGCGTTCGCCGTGCACCTGGGCATGGCCGCCGTGGCGGTGTGGCAGCGGCGCAGCCTGCGCATGCCGGCCATCGAGGCGGTGCGCCTGGCGCTCGGCCTGTGCCTGCCGCTGCTGCTGGCGGCCCACTTCGTGTCCACCCGCTGGGCCCAGGAGGCCTGGGGCGTGGACCCGTCCTACGCCCGCATCGTGCGCGCCATCTGGAGCCCTGAAAGCCTCGCGCTGCAGCTGCTGCTGCTCAGCACCGCCTGGGCCCACGGCTGCCTGGGCCTGCACCTGGCGCTGCGCTTGCGCGCCGGTTGGCGGCGCTGGCAGCCGCTGCTGCTGACGGGCGCGGTGCTGCTGCCGGTGCTGGCCGCGCTGGGCCTGCTGGCGATGGCGCGCGAGATGACCGCCAGCGCCCTGCCGCCGGTGGCCGGGCCCAGCCCGCAGGCCGGCCATGCGCTGCGCCAGCTCATCGATGTCTTGCGCGGCTGGTGGGTGATCGCCCTGGCCGGGCTGCTGGCCTTGCGCTGGGCCTGGGACGCCATGCGCCAGGGGCTGGGCCGGGGCCCGATCACGCTGCGCTACCCCGACCGCGCGGTGCAGGTGCCGCGGGGCTTCAGCGTGCTGGAAGCCAGCCGCGCGCACGGCATCGAGCACCTGTCGCTGTGCGGCGGCCGCGCGCGCTGCTCCACCTGCCGCGTGCGCGTGCAGGCGGCCGACGGGGTGCTGCCCCCACCCCACCGCGACGAGCGCCTGACGCTGCAGCGCGTGCATGCACCCGCCGACGTGCGCCTGGCCTGCCAGCTGCGCCCGCGGGGCGACGTGACGGTCACGCCGCTGTTTCGCGCCGGCGCGTCGGCCGTGGCGGGGCGCGCGGGCGAGGAGCGCGAGGTGGCCGTGCTCTTCGTCGATCTGCGCCGCTGGTCCGGCCTGGCGGAGCGGCAGTGGCCCTTCGACCTGGCGTGGGTGCTGGACCAGTATTTCGCCCGCGTCGGCGCGGCCGTGCACGACAGCGGCGGCCTGGCCAACCAGTTCATCGGCGACAGCGTGATGGCGCTGTTCGGCCTGGAGACGGATCTGCCCACCGCCTGCCGGCAGGCGGTGCACGCCGCAGCGCTCATCGAGCAGCGCATGGAGTCGTGGAGCGACACCTTCCGCGCGCAATTCGGGCAGCCACTCGATTTCGGCATGGGGCTGCACGCCGGCCGCGTGGCCGTGGGGCGCGTGGGCTACGAAGACACCACCACCTTCACGGCCGTGGGCGAGGTCGTCAACACCGCCAGCCGCCTACAGGACTATTCCAAGGTGGCCGAGGCGCGCCTGGTGCTGTCACTGGAGGCCGCACGCCTGGCCGGCGTGGAGCACGCGCTGGGCACGCCCCAGCAGGTGCAGGTGCGGGGCCGGTCGCAGCCCCTGGAGGTGCTGCATGTGCGCCGGCCTTCGCAGCAGTGGGGCGAGCCGCGCTTCGCCACGCCCCTGCCGCCTTCCGCCTGA
- a CDS encoding WYL domain-containing protein produces the protein MRASRLLSLQMLLETRGRMSARALAQELQVSVRTLHRDVDQLSAAGVPIYADRGRHGGFALLPGWRTTLTGLTPAEAQAVFLSGLPGPAADLGLAGDVASAQLKLLAALPAAWRGAAQSVSGRLHLDPIGWYRDGEATPHLVTVAAGVWQERQLAMRYASWSGTAERTVAPLGLVLKAGLWYLVALSDGGALRTYRISAIQSAALTDLPVPRPPGFDLPAHWARSLRAFEERLHTGHADVLATERGLARLEDLTSAIARAVRQAREQPSRRRDGRVAVRLPIESIAHACGQLLPLAPDVEVVRPAALRRAVVQRLRTALESYGGA, from the coding sequence ATGCGCGCCAGCCGACTGCTTTCGCTCCAGATGCTGCTGGAAACGCGCGGCCGCATGAGCGCCCGGGCGCTGGCGCAGGAACTGCAGGTGTCCGTGCGCACGCTGCACCGCGACGTGGACCAGCTGAGCGCCGCAGGCGTGCCCATCTACGCCGACCGCGGCCGCCACGGCGGCTTCGCCCTGCTGCCCGGCTGGCGCACGACGCTCACCGGCCTCACCCCGGCCGAGGCGCAGGCCGTGTTCCTGAGCGGCCTGCCCGGCCCTGCAGCCGACCTGGGCCTGGCCGGCGACGTCGCGTCCGCTCAGCTGAAGCTGCTGGCCGCCCTGCCGGCCGCTTGGCGTGGCGCGGCCCAGAGCGTGAGCGGGCGCCTGCACCTGGACCCCATCGGCTGGTACCGCGACGGCGAGGCCACGCCCCATCTGGTCACGGTGGCGGCGGGCGTATGGCAGGAGCGGCAGCTGGCGATGCGCTATGCGAGCTGGTCGGGGACTGCGGAGCGCACGGTGGCGCCGCTCGGCCTCGTGCTCAAGGCGGGGCTGTGGTACCTCGTGGCGCTGTCGGATGGCGGGGCCCTGCGCACGTACCGCATCTCCGCGATCCAGTCCGCCGCGCTCACGGACCTGCCGGTGCCGCGCCCGCCGGGTTTCGACCTGCCGGCGCACTGGGCCCGGTCGCTGCGCGCATTCGAGGAACGGCTGCATACCGGCCATGCCGACGTGCTGGCGACGGAGCGCGGGCTCGCCCGCCTGGAGGATCTGACCAGTGCCATCGCGCGCGCCGTGCGCCAGGCGCGGGAGCAGCCATCACGCCGCCGCGACGGCCGCGTGGCTGTGCGCCTTCCGATCGAATCGATCGCGCATGCCTGCGGCCAGTTGCTGCCGCTGGCGCCGGACGTGGAGGTGGTGCGGCCGGCGGCTCTGCGCCGGGCCGTGGTGCAGCGCCTGCGGACGGCGCTGGAGAGCTACGGCGGGGCGTGA
- a CDS encoding LysR substrate-binding domain-containing protein — protein MSLRRLNPPLHLLRAFCTVARFGGVSRAAEALHLTQSAVSKQVQELERWVGIDLFERSRKRLTLTPAGERYEKAVSALLTRLEAATLELITSGGDGGALHLSVLPTFAAKWLIPLLPQLHQQHPQVTLHFVPFVHGYDFSDPELDCSILFGDGHWPGARSHYLAGNDVALIAPRKELAEVDIRSPQDVARCTLLRHATIPASWERWSEAHGLHGLNTLAGPQFDQFQTMIRAVSVGMGVALVPRCLVQDEITAGTVAEPLPGGGYTSDLGYWLCYPEARAHLATLVRFRDWLLAVPKPVP, from the coding sequence ATGTCTTTGCGCCGCCTCAATCCCCCGCTGCATTTGCTGCGCGCCTTCTGTACCGTGGCGCGCTTCGGCGGCGTCTCCCGTGCCGCGGAGGCGCTGCACCTCACGCAGAGCGCCGTCAGCAAGCAGGTGCAGGAGCTGGAGCGCTGGGTGGGCATCGACCTGTTCGAGCGCAGCCGCAAGCGCCTCACGCTCACTCCCGCCGGCGAGCGCTACGAGAAGGCTGTGAGCGCGCTGCTCACGCGGCTGGAGGCGGCCACGCTGGAGCTGATCACCAGCGGCGGCGACGGCGGCGCGCTGCACCTGTCGGTGCTGCCCACCTTCGCCGCCAAATGGCTCATTCCCCTACTGCCCCAGCTGCACCAGCAGCACCCGCAGGTGACGCTGCACTTCGTGCCCTTCGTGCACGGCTACGACTTCTCGGACCCAGAACTGGACTGCTCCATCCTCTTCGGGGACGGGCACTGGCCGGGCGCGCGATCGCACTACCTGGCCGGCAACGACGTGGCGCTGATCGCGCCGCGCAAGGAGCTGGCCGAGGTGGACATCCGCAGCCCGCAGGACGTGGCGCGCTGCACGCTGCTGCGCCATGCGACCATTCCGGCATCGTGGGAGCGCTGGAGCGAGGCGCACGGCCTGCACGGCCTGAACACGCTGGCCGGCCCGCAGTTCGACCAGTTCCAGACCATGATCCGCGCCGTCTCCGTGGGCATGGGCGTGGCCCTGGTGCCGCGCTGCCTGGTGCAGGACGAGATCACCGCCGGCACCGTGGCCGAGCCGCTGCCCGGCGGCGGCTACACCAGCGACCTGGGCTACTGGCTGTGCTACCCCGAGGCCCGCGCCCACCTGGCGACGCTGGTGCGCTTTCGCGACTGGCTGCTGGCGGTGCCCAAGCCGGTGCCCTGA
- a CDS encoding DUF4148 domain-containing protein, which produces MKNTNKLIAIAALAAASFAGTASAATHSQEEWFGAEPVAQGPALSRAEVQADLNLWNRAGLSDYNSGETTHVADAAYDQKVAEYRRLRSGAEYTAEVRRLGGDVSAVAGRAATGNAH; this is translated from the coding sequence ATGAAGAACACCAACAAGCTCATCGCCATCGCCGCCCTCGCCGCCGCCTCTTTCGCGGGCACCGCCTCGGCCGCCACGCACTCCCAGGAAGAATGGTTCGGTGCCGAGCCCGTGGCCCAGGGCCCGGCCCTGAGCCGCGCCGAAGTGCAGGCCGACCTGAACCTGTGGAACCGTGCCGGCCTGTCCGACTACAACAGCGGCGAGACGACCCATGTCGCCGACGCCGCCTATGACCAGAAGGTCGCCGAGTACCGCCGCCTGCGCAGCGGCGCCGAGTACACCGCCGAAGTGCGCCGCCTGGGTGGCGATGTGAGCGCCGTGGCCGGCCGCGCTGCCACGGGCAACGCCCACTGA
- a CDS encoding NIPSNAP family protein, giving the protein MTATAPLSIAPPLQPAPPGLSDPSVIELRRYALRTGRRDALIQLFDREFVETQEACGMRVIGQFRDIDHPDLFVWLRGFSGMPARRRALQSFYGGPVWAAHRDAANATMADSDDVHLLRPAWPGAAAELPPPQRAQTGEIALPPGRADIALLPLHAAPGPELLAQCRERLTPCWLAAGARAVAWYATEEAPNSFPRLPVREGVHRLMCLILLRQAAAPGIALREAIGALQPWLAGPAELHRLRPTARSALHG; this is encoded by the coding sequence ATGACTGCAACCGCACCGCTTTCCATCGCCCCACCCCTGCAGCCCGCGCCGCCCGGACTGTCCGATCCCTCTGTCATCGAGCTGCGCCGCTACGCCCTGCGTACCGGTCGGCGCGACGCGCTGATCCAGCTCTTCGACCGCGAATTCGTGGAAACGCAGGAGGCCTGCGGCATGCGAGTGATCGGCCAGTTCCGTGACATCGACCACCCGGACCTCTTCGTCTGGCTGCGCGGCTTCAGCGGCATGCCGGCCCGGCGCCGTGCACTGCAGTCCTTCTACGGCGGGCCGGTGTGGGCGGCGCACCGCGACGCGGCCAACGCCACCATGGCCGATTCGGACGATGTGCACCTGCTGCGCCCCGCCTGGCCCGGCGCGGCCGCAGAACTGCCGCCGCCGCAGCGCGCGCAGACGGGCGAAATCGCGTTGCCGCCCGGGCGGGCCGACATCGCCCTATTGCCCCTGCACGCAGCGCCCGGGCCCGAACTGCTGGCCCAGTGCCGCGAACGGCTCACGCCCTGCTGGCTGGCGGCGGGCGCCCGGGCCGTGGCCTGGTACGCCACCGAGGAGGCGCCCAACAGCTTTCCGCGCCTGCCCGTGCGCGAAGGCGTGCACAGGCTCATGTGCCTGATACTGCTGCGCCAGGCGGCCGCGCCCGGCATCGCGTTGCGCGAGGCCATCGGCGCGCTGCAGCCCTGGCTGGCCGGGCCCGCTGAACTGCACCGGCTGCGCCCCACGGCGCGGTCCGCCCTGCACGGCTGA
- a CDS encoding Crp/Fnr family transcriptional regulator codes for MTAPAARSSLALRRIALLDGLGDACLDRIAAECDWRTIDARKPVFTRASAAGEVFFLVSGRARITTYSANGREVTFRDYEAGEHFGDLSAIDGQPRSADVVTLEPSLLACLPGEAFLALLRREPVVSMRMMANLTLLVRRLTERVIELSTLGVQTRLHAELLRLAQAAGVEGNTARIDPAPAHAVLAGKISTNREQVTRELSALTKRGVLRKDGPHALVVADVRELEALVAEVRGD; via the coding sequence ATGACCGCCCCCGCTGCCCGCTCCAGCCTGGCCCTGCGCCGCATTGCTCTGCTGGACGGCCTGGGCGATGCCTGCCTGGACCGCATCGCCGCCGAGTGCGACTGGCGCACCATCGATGCGCGCAAGCCGGTGTTCACGCGGGCCTCTGCGGCGGGCGAGGTGTTCTTTCTGGTGTCGGGGCGCGCGCGCATCACCACCTACTCGGCGAACGGGCGCGAGGTGACCTTCCGCGACTACGAGGCCGGCGAGCACTTCGGCGACCTGTCGGCCATCGACGGCCAACCGCGCTCGGCCGACGTGGTGACTCTGGAGCCGTCGCTGCTGGCCTGCCTGCCGGGCGAGGCCTTTCTGGCGCTGCTGCGGCGCGAGCCGGTGGTGAGCATGCGCATGATGGCCAACCTCACGCTGCTGGTGCGGCGGCTGACCGAGCGCGTCATCGAACTCAGCACCCTGGGCGTGCAGACGCGCCTGCATGCCGAACTGCTGCGCCTGGCGCAGGCCGCAGGCGTGGAGGGCAACACCGCCCGCATCGACCCGGCCCCGGCGCACGCCGTGCTGGCCGGCAAGATCAGCACCAACCGCGAACAGGTCACGCGCGAGCTGAGCGCCCTCACCAAGCGTGGCGTGCTGCGCAAGGACGGGCCGCACGCCCTGGTGGTGGCGGATGTGCGCGAGCTGGAGGCCCTGGTGGCCGAGGTGCGCGGCGACTGA
- a CDS encoding MarR family winged helix-turn-helix transcriptional regulator, with the protein MAEHPVHSPAGDGWRQTHLGRLLGHAMRRFDARVLQLMAHAVEVPLALSNLAARDQVSAAHIHITRHLSLEGDRLTDLAQRAGMAKQSMADLVDQCAAWGLVTREPDPRDARARMVRFTPTGLAWLQAFRDAVAQAEAEFRAEVGEEVATVVAIGLEAYAGADGTPA; encoded by the coding sequence ATGGCTGAACATCCTGTGCATTCGCCGGCCGGCGATGGCTGGCGCCAGACCCACCTGGGCCGCTTGCTGGGCCATGCCATGCGCCGCTTCGATGCGCGTGTGCTGCAGCTCATGGCCCATGCCGTCGAGGTGCCGCTGGCGCTCTCCAATCTGGCGGCCCGCGACCAGGTCAGCGCCGCACACATCCACATCACCCGCCACCTCTCGCTGGAGGGCGACCGGCTGACCGACCTGGCCCAGCGCGCGGGCATGGCCAAACAGTCCATGGCCGATCTGGTGGACCAGTGCGCGGCCTGGGGCCTGGTGACGCGGGAGCCCGACCCACGCGATGCGCGGGCCCGGATGGTGCGTTTCACACCCACGGGGCTGGCATGGCTGCAGGCCTTCCGGGATGCCGTGGCACAGGCCGAGGCGGAGTTCCGGGCCGAGGTGGGCGAGGAGGTGGCGACGGTGGTGGCCATCGGGCTGGAGGCCTATGCGGGCGCGGACGGCACGCCTGCCTGA
- a CDS encoding response regulator transcription factor gives MRILIAEDDQVLADGLLRTLRGSGAVVDHVASGTEADAALMTNNEFDLLILDLGLPRLHGLEVLKKLRGRGSALPVLILTAADSVDERVKGLDFGADDYMAKPFSLQELEARVRALTRRGMGGTSSSIKHGPLVYDQAGRVATIDGKMVELSARELGLLEVLLQRAGRLVSKEQLVERLCEWGEEVSNNAIEVYIHRLRKKIERGPIRIATVRGLGYCLEKIA, from the coding sequence ATGCGCATCCTCATTGCCGAAGACGACCAGGTGCTGGCCGACGGCCTGCTACGCACTCTGCGCGGCTCCGGCGCCGTGGTGGACCACGTGGCCAGCGGCACCGAGGCCGACGCCGCGCTCATGACCAACAACGAGTTCGACCTGCTCATCCTCGACCTGGGCCTGCCCCGCCTGCACGGGCTGGAGGTGCTCAAGAAGCTGCGCGGCCGTGGCTCGGCGCTGCCGGTGCTGATCCTCACCGCCGCCGACAGCGTGGACGAGCGCGTGAAGGGCCTGGACTTCGGCGCGGACGATTACATGGCCAAGCCGTTCTCGCTGCAGGAGCTGGAAGCCCGCGTGCGGGCGCTCACGCGCCGCGGCATGGGCGGCACCAGCAGCTCCATCAAGCACGGCCCGTTGGTCTACGACCAGGCCGGCCGCGTGGCCACCATCGACGGCAAGATGGTCGAGCTGTCGGCGCGCGAGCTGGGTCTGCTGGAGGTGCTGCTGCAGCGCGCCGGCCGCCTGGTGAGCAAGGAACAACTGGTGGAGCGGCTGTGCGAGTGGGGCGAAGAGGTCAGCAACAACGCCATCGAGGTCTACATCCACCGCCTGCGCAAGAAGATCGAGCGCGGCCCGATCCGCATCGCCACGGTGCGGGGCCTGGGCTACTGCCTGGAAAAGATCGCCTGA